The nucleotide sequence GCAGGCGGATCGAGATGGTCGACTGCAAGACCGTGCCGCTCCAGGTGCCGGCGCAGGCGGAGGTCGTCGTCGAGGGCTGGCTGGAGCCCGGCAAGACGCTGCCGGAGGGCCCGTTCGGCGACCACACGGGCTTCTACACGCCGCAGGAGGAGTTCCCCGCGCTCACCATCGACTGTGTGACGATGCGCAAGCGGCCGCTGCTCCAGTCGATCGTGGTCGGCAGGCCGCCCACCGAGGACGGGCCGCTGGGCCGGGCGACGGAGCGGTTCTTCCTGCCGCTGCTGAAGATCATCGTGCCGGACATCGTGGACTACCACCTGCCGGAGGCGGGCGGTTTCCACAACTGCGCGATCCTGTCGATCGACAAGAAGTACCCGAAGCACGCGCAGAAGGTGATGCACGCCGTCTGGGGTGCCCACATGATGTCGCTGACGAAGCTGATCGTGATCGTGGACGCCGACTGCGACGTCCACGATCTGCACGAAGTGGCCTGGCGGGCGCTGGGCAACACCGACTACGCCCGCGACCTCACCGTCGTGGAAGGCCCGGTCGACCATCTCGACCATGCCTCCTACCAGCAGTTCTGGGGCGGCAAGGCGGGTATCGACGCGACGAGGAAGCTCCCCGAGGAGGGGTACACGCGGGACGGCGGCTGGCCGCATATGGTCGAGTCCGATCCCCGGACGGCGGCGACGGTCGACCGCCGTTGGAAGGAGTACGGCCTGTGACCAGCGCTGCGGCGCCCATGCGGCAGCCGAGCCACACCAAGGCGTTCCTGCGGCTGGTGATGATCGAGCACTCGGTCTTCGCCCTGCCGTTCGCCTACATCGCGGCACTGACCGCGATGTTCCAGCTCGACGGCAACATCCACTGGGTCCGGCTGCTCCTCGTCACGGTGGCGATGGTC is from Streptomyces sp. NBC_00370 and encodes:
- a CDS encoding menaquinone biosynthesis decarboxylase, with the protein product MAYDDLRSLLRALEREGDLKRVKAEVDPYLEIGEITDRVNKAGGPALLFENVKGSSMPLAMNVYGTDRRLLKALGLKSYADISDKIGGLLKPELPHGFVGVREAFGKLGTMAHVPPKKVKEAPVQEVVLTGDDVDLDQLPALFTWPEDGGSFFNLGLTHTKDPETGIRNLGLYRLQRHDRRTIGMHWQIHKDSRNHYQVAARRGERLPVAIAFGCPPSVTYAATAPLPGDIDEYLFAGFVQGRRIEMVDCKTVPLQVPAQAEVVVEGWLEPGKTLPEGPFGDHTGFYTPQEEFPALTIDCVTMRKRPLLQSIVVGRPPTEDGPLGRATERFFLPLLKIIVPDIVDYHLPEAGGFHNCAILSIDKKYPKHAQKVMHAVWGAHMMSLTKLIVIVDADCDVHDLHEVAWRALGNTDYARDLTVVEGPVDHLDHASYQQFWGGKAGIDATRKLPEEGYTRDGGWPHMVESDPRTAATVDRRWKEYGL